One part of the Pseudomonadota bacterium genome encodes these proteins:
- a CDS encoding uracil-DNA glycosylase — protein sequence MDSKDIDCKKCRHYYITWDRKFPYGCKAIQFKSAMAPSLEVFAASGIACLRFEEKTIKPQMDKK from the coding sequence ATGGACAGCAAGGATATCGACTGTAAAAAGTGTAGGCACTACTATATAACCTGGGACAGAAAATTTCCTTACGGGTGCAAAGCCATTCAATTCAAATCTGCCATGGCGCCTTCTCTCGAAGTTTTTGCTGCCTCCGGCATTGCCTGCCTGCGTTTTGAAGAAAAAACAATTAAACCGCAAATGGATAAAAAATAA
- a CDS encoding YwbE family protein, producing the protein MDGTNRSDITPGIKVAIVLKKDQRTGTLTEGVIKDILTKSPRHPHGIKVRLESGEIGRVKKILNRIATIARS; encoded by the coding sequence ATGGATGGAACAAATCGGTCTGATATAACGCCGGGGATAAAGGTTGCCATAGTGCTGAAAAAAGATCAGCGCACAGGCACACTGACAGAAGGAGTTATAAAAGATATTCTGACTAAATCACCCCGGCATCCGCATGGAATAAAGGTACGACTGGAAAGCGGGGAGATAGGGCGGGTTAAGAAAATACTTAATCGCATTGCAACAATTGCCAGGAGTTGA